One window of Desulfovibrio sp. genomic DNA carries:
- a CDS encoding F0F1 ATP synthase subunit delta: MTGNIVARRYAKALFALGVKEKAADTFGKDLAGLAGAMTAAPELLKLFKSPSFNTHEKKSVLKDVVAKLDMAPLSVNFLSVLADKGRLDCLPDIQKTYAELLDETSGVVRGKLTTAVELPGKRQKDIKATLEKKSGKKLVLDFGVEPAILGGVVLRVGDKVLDASLRAQLQLLKEQIKRGE; the protein is encoded by the coding sequence TTGACCGGGAACATCGTCGCACGCAGATACGCCAAGGCGCTGTTCGCTCTGGGCGTAAAGGAAAAGGCCGCCGACACGTTCGGCAAGGACCTCGCGGGCTTGGCAGGAGCAATGACAGCCGCCCCCGAGCTTCTGAAACTCTTTAAAAGCCCAAGCTTCAACACGCATGAGAAGAAGTCGGTCCTCAAGGACGTTGTGGCCAAGTTGGACATGGCCCCCTTGTCCGTGAACTTCCTCTCTGTGCTGGCTGATAAAGGCCGTCTGGATTGCCTGCCGGACATTCAGAAAACCTACGCGGAACTTCTGGACGAAACCAGCGGGGTGGTGCGCGGCAAGCTGACCACCGCGGTGGAGCTCCCGGGCAAACGGCAGAAGGACATCAAGGCCACGCTTGAGAAGAAGTCTGGCAAGAAGCTGGTGCTCGACTTCGGCGTGGAGCCCGCCATTCTTGGCGGTGTTGTCCTGCGGGTGGGGGATAAGGTCCTGGACGCTAGCCTTCGGGCACAGCTGCAGCTGTTGAAAGAACAAATCAAGAGGGGTGAGTAG
- a CDS encoding F0F1 ATP synthase subunit alpha, with protein sequence MQIKAEEISKIIEQQIQNYESRVEMSETGTVLSVGDGIARVYGCQSAMAMELLEFPGGIMGLVLNLEEDNVGVALLGEDTHIKEGDPVKRTGKIFSVPVGEAVSGRVIDPLGNPIDGLGPIAANEFRAVEIKAPGIIARKSVHEPMITGLKAIDAMTPIGRGQRELIIGDRQVGKTAVCLDAILAQKGGDVKCFYVAIGQKKSTVALVVDTLRKYGAMEYTTVISATASEPAPLQFIAAYAGCTMAEYYRDSSRHALIIYDDLSKQAVAYRQMSLLLRRPPGREAFPGDVFYLHSRLLERSSKLSDKEGAGSLTALPIIETQAGDVSAYIPTNVISITDGQVYLEPNLFNAGIRPAINVGLSVSRVGGAAQIKAMKQVAGTLRLDLAQYRELAAFAQFGSDLDKATQLKLNRGMRMVELLKQPQYQPLPVEEQVAVIFAAGRGFLDDIAVDAVRKFEEEFLGYLRNSKPDILKDIREKKALDDGLTATLGAAIDEFKKGFRAEG encoded by the coding sequence ATGCAGATCAAAGCCGAAGAGATCAGCAAAATCATCGAGCAGCAGATTCAGAATTATGAGTCTCGCGTCGAGATGAGCGAGACCGGCACCGTGCTCTCCGTGGGTGACGGCATCGCTCGTGTCTACGGCTGCCAGAGCGCCATGGCCATGGAGCTTCTGGAGTTCCCCGGAGGCATCATGGGTCTGGTGCTGAACCTGGAAGAGGACAACGTGGGCGTGGCCCTCCTGGGCGAAGACACCCACATTAAAGAAGGCGACCCGGTCAAGCGTACCGGAAAGATCTTCTCCGTGCCCGTTGGCGAGGCCGTTTCCGGACGCGTCATCGATCCCCTGGGCAATCCCATCGACGGTCTGGGCCCCATCGCCGCCAACGAATTCCGCGCGGTTGAAATCAAGGCCCCGGGCATCATCGCCCGCAAGTCGGTGCATGAACCCATGATCACGGGTTTGAAGGCCATCGACGCCATGACCCCCATCGGCCGCGGACAGCGCGAGCTGATCATCGGCGACCGCCAGGTCGGCAAGACCGCCGTCTGCCTGGACGCCATCCTGGCCCAGAAGGGCGGCGACGTGAAGTGCTTCTACGTGGCCATCGGCCAGAAGAAGTCCACGGTTGCCCTGGTGGTGGACACCCTGCGCAAGTACGGTGCCATGGAATACACCACGGTCATCTCCGCCACGGCTTCCGAGCCCGCGCCGCTGCAGTTCATCGCTGCCTACGCCGGCTGCACCATGGCCGAATACTACCGCGACTCCAGCCGCCACGCGCTCATCATTTACGATGACCTCTCCAAGCAGGCTGTGGCCTACCGCCAGATGTCGCTTCTTCTTCGCCGTCCCCCGGGCCGCGAAGCATTCCCCGGCGACGTCTTCTACCTGCACTCGCGTCTGCTGGAGCGCTCCTCCAAGCTGTCCGACAAGGAAGGAGCCGGTTCGCTGACCGCTCTGCCCATCATCGAGACCCAGGCTGGCGACGTGTCCGCATACATCCCCACCAACGTGATCTCGATCACCGACGGTCAGGTGTACCTGGAACCCAACCTGTTCAACGCGGGCATCCGTCCGGCCATTAACGTCGGCCTCTCGGTGTCCCGAGTCGGCGGCGCGGCCCAGATCAAGGCCATGAAGCAGGTGGCCGGCACCCTGCGCCTGGACCTGGCCCAGTATCGCGAACTGGCGGCTTTCGCCCAGTTCGGCTCCGACCTGGACAAGGCCACTCAGCTGAAGCTTAATCGCGGCATGCGCATGGTGGAGCTTCTGAAGCAGCCCCAGTACCAGCCCCTGCCGGTCGAGGAACAGGTCGCGGTTATCTTCGCGGCAGGCCGTGGTTTCCTCGACGACATCGCCGTGGACGCGGTGCGCAAGTTCGAGGAAGAGTTCCTGGGCTACCTGCGCAACTCCAAGCCCGACATTCTCAAGGACATCCGCGAGAAGAAGGCTCTGGACGATGGCTTGACCGCCACCCTGGGCGCCGCCATTGACGAGTTCAAAAAGGGCTTCCGGGCTGAAGGCTAA
- a CDS encoding ATP synthase F0 subunit B, which yields MELNKARVVLFTLAVCLLTAACAWASGDGQDGPNWKNFILRTVNFVLVVGVVWWVAGKKIANTFSGRKLGIENQLADLEERKVSAQKRLTEVERSIADLETEKAKILADYKAQGEALKASIIKAAEDQAARIAAQAKLSAEQEAKMAMDALRIQMADKIIEAAQDALAKKLTTEVQDKLVDDAIGKVVLN from the coding sequence ATGGAATTGAACAAGGCGCGTGTTGTTCTCTTTACCTTGGCGGTTTGCCTGCTGACCGCCGCGTGTGCTTGGGCGTCGGGCGACGGCCAGGATGGCCCCAACTGGAAAAACTTTATTCTGCGTACCGTTAACTTCGTCCTGGTCGTGGGCGTGGTCTGGTGGGTGGCTGGCAAGAAGATCGCCAACACCTTCAGCGGTCGCAAGCTGGGCATTGAAAACCAGCTGGCCGATCTTGAAGAGCGCAAAGTGTCGGCGCAGAAGCGCCTGACCGAGGTCGAGCGTTCCATCGCCGACCTGGAGACGGAGAAGGCCAAGATTCTGGCCGACTACAAGGCTCAGGGCGAAGCTCTGAAAGCCTCCATCATCAAGGCGGCTGAGGATCAGGCCGCCCGAATCGCTGCTCAGGCAAAGCTTTCCGCCGAGCAGGAAGCCAAGATGGCCATGGACGCACTGCGCATTCAGATGGCTGACAAGATCATCGAAGCCGCCCAGGACGCTTTGGCCAAGAAGCTTACCACAGAGGTTCAGGACAAGCTGGTTGACGACGCTATAGGCAAGGTGGTGCTCAATTGA
- a CDS encoding polymer-forming cytoskeletal protein: MAKDEINAFLGVGTTYRGRLDFTGSVRIDGVFEGEVESEGTLVIGREAVITGQVKVGQLVLGGTLRGDVVAGTRVVLHKTARFTGTMTTPALSVEEGAVLDGQLCMCSPSGNGAVE; this comes from the coding sequence GTGGCCAAGGATGAGATCAACGCATTTCTGGGAGTAGGCACCACCTATCGTGGCCGTCTCGATTTCACCGGTTCGGTGCGGATCGATGGGGTTTTCGAGGGTGAGGTGGAATCCGAGGGAACCCTGGTGATTGGTCGCGAAGCCGTTATCACCGGCCAGGTGAAAGTCGGGCAATTGGTGCTCGGCGGTACCCTGCGCGGCGATGTTGTCGCCGGGACCAGGGTGGTTCTTCACAAAACCGCCCGGTTCACTGGAACCATGACCACCCCGGCTCTTTCAGTCGAGGAGGGGGCAGTGCTTGACGGGCAGTTGTGCATGTGTTCTCCGAGTGGAAACGGGGCGGTGGAGTAA
- the mrdA gene encoding penicillin-binding protein 2, protein MPKTYEPDGGQQKPRGGLILLQSLILVLFCLFTLRLWYLQVHKGEHFADLARENQLRQASIIAGRGMILDRNGKTLAVNEPSFALGLIREDCEDIQGTLQKVSEWTGIDYHVLLDTYIRGKKRSKPFEPMVLISNLSYELLAKIEANAVSWPGLEILIRHKRFYPDGKLLAHVMGYVAEANEEELEKDSSLALGDHVGKQGLEFTLEQRLRGEKGLKQIEVDAYGREHDQQVILEPRSGNNLRLSIDADLQAFASKQLEGQAGAIVVLQPDTGKVLALVSQPSYDNNLFVLGIPAKTWKELRDDPMHPIQNRVAQSVYPPGSTFKVLMAACALSEGLVKTTDTAFCSGSYRVGDHDFHCWKKGGHGTVDMRSALVHSCDVYFYQLGEKLGIDRINRYALQAGFGTPTGIDLPHERSGLIPSTAWKKRRYGENWTRGETLNCSIGQGYVQVSPLQLAKFIGSVLNGGKVIRPSLVLDDPVDVQSKLALSDKDREFIVKAMADTVQAGTAQRLKRPDAVLGGKTGTAQVVKLVNADVRQKVHDMPYKYRDHAWLASWGIKDGKSYVVVCMVEHGGHGGETAGPMVKAVYDYLFGPVPGQAKTVKSEPQPQGEIGD, encoded by the coding sequence ATGCCCAAGACGTATGAGCCCGACGGAGGGCAGCAAAAACCGCGCGGCGGCCTGATACTGCTCCAGAGTCTTATTCTGGTCCTCTTCTGTCTGTTCACCCTGCGCCTGTGGTACCTGCAGGTGCACAAAGGCGAGCACTTCGCGGATTTGGCCAGGGAAAACCAGTTGCGCCAGGCATCCATCATCGCCGGGCGCGGCATGATTCTGGACCGCAACGGGAAGACCCTGGCGGTCAACGAACCTTCGTTCGCGCTGGGGCTCATCCGCGAAGACTGCGAAGACATCCAGGGCACTCTCCAGAAGGTCTCCGAATGGACGGGCATCGACTACCATGTCCTGCTCGACACGTACATCCGCGGCAAGAAACGCTCCAAGCCTTTCGAACCCATGGTGCTCATCTCCAACCTCTCCTACGAACTGCTCGCCAAGATCGAGGCCAATGCCGTGTCCTGGCCGGGGTTGGAGATTCTCATCCGGCACAAACGGTTTTATCCCGACGGCAAGCTCCTGGCCCACGTCATGGGGTATGTGGCCGAAGCCAACGAGGAGGAACTGGAGAAGGACTCCAGCCTGGCGCTAGGCGACCATGTGGGCAAACAGGGTCTTGAATTCACCCTGGAGCAGCGGCTGCGGGGCGAGAAGGGGCTCAAACAGATCGAGGTGGACGCCTATGGGCGCGAGCACGACCAACAGGTTATCCTGGAACCGCGCTCCGGGAACAATCTGCGTCTCTCCATCGATGCCGATCTGCAGGCATTCGCCAGCAAACAGCTTGAAGGGCAGGCCGGGGCCATCGTGGTGCTCCAGCCGGACACAGGGAAGGTTCTGGCCCTGGTCAGCCAACCCAGCTACGACAACAACCTCTTCGTGCTGGGTATTCCTGCCAAGACATGGAAGGAGCTTCGCGACGATCCCATGCACCCGATACAAAACCGGGTGGCACAGTCCGTGTATCCTCCAGGCTCGACATTCAAGGTGCTCATGGCTGCCTGCGCCTTGTCCGAGGGGTTGGTCAAAACTACGGACACGGCCTTCTGTTCAGGCTCTTACAGGGTTGGCGATCACGACTTTCACTGCTGGAAGAAGGGCGGCCACGGAACCGTGGACATGCGTTCGGCCCTTGTACACTCCTGCGACGTCTATTTTTACCAGCTTGGGGAAAAGCTGGGTATCGACCGTATCAACAGGTATGCGCTTCAGGCGGGGTTCGGCACTCCGACTGGTATCGACCTTCCACACGAACGGTCCGGGCTCATTCCCTCCACTGCTTGGAAGAAGCGGCGGTACGGCGAAAACTGGACCAGGGGTGAGACGCTCAACTGCTCGATCGGGCAGGGCTATGTACAGGTGTCGCCTCTTCAGCTGGCAAAATTCATAGGGTCCGTGTTGAACGGGGGCAAAGTCATCCGGCCAAGCCTGGTCCTGGACGATCCGGTAGACGTTCAATCCAAGCTGGCTTTGTCCGACAAGGACCGGGAGTTCATAGTTAAAGCCATGGCCGACACGGTCCAGGCGGGAACGGCGCAGAGGCTCAAACGTCCGGATGCGGTACTGGGAGGCAAGACGGGCACAGCCCAGGTGGTTAAGCTCGTGAACGCCGATGTGCGCCAGAAGGTGCACGACATGCCCTACAAGTACCGAGACCACGCCTGGCTGGCCTCCTGGGGCATCAAGGACGGCAAGAGCTACGTGGTGGTGTGCATGGTGGAGCACGGTGGCCATGGCGGCGAGACAGCCGGTCCCATGGTCAAGGCAGTCTATGACTATCTTTTCGGACCTGTTCCCGGGCAAGCCAAAACCGTGAAATCAGAACCGCAGCCTCAGGGTGAGATCGGAGATTAA
- a CDS encoding ATP synthase F0 subunit B produces MDILVLDKWFFVQVANFLIILVVLNVVLIAPVRRMLKLRADTVASQTSEIDGFTSSAEAKIKNYQAALEDARRQASAVRTSLREEGAGQEKAILDAANEEALVSLKGARATVANESKVAFDTMLAGVAGMADKVTAKILGKSL; encoded by the coding sequence ATGGACATATTGGTTCTCGACAAATGGTTCTTCGTACAAGTAGCCAACTTCCTCATCATCCTGGTGGTTTTGAACGTGGTGCTTATTGCGCCGGTTCGCAGGATGCTCAAGTTGCGCGCTGACACTGTCGCCTCCCAGACCTCGGAAATCGACGGCTTCACTTCCTCCGCCGAAGCGAAAATCAAAAACTACCAGGCCGCTCTTGAAGATGCCCGCCGTCAGGCCAGTGCCGTGCGCACCAGCCTGCGCGAAGAGGGTGCCGGCCAGGAGAAGGCCATTCTTGACGCCGCCAACGAGGAGGCCTTGGTCTCCTTGAAGGGGGCGCGGGCCACGGTGGCGAACGAATCGAAGGTGGCTTTCGATACCATGCTGGCTGGGGTGGCTGGCATGGCTGACAAGGTCACCGCGAAGATCTTGGGCAAGTCTCTCTAA
- the rodA gene encoding rod shape-determining protein RodA, giving the protein MSPIDRRLLTHIYWPLLAIIAVLFSVGVLNLYSASGFRMGDGVSLNPFYQKQCIWGLVGFFCMISLTLFDYRYLKHLAWPLMIATLVLLALVPVMGKTVYGAKRWLDFGVFSFQPSELAKIATLVVGALILSKDTGRLGWLGLLGVLAVALPPAAMVIVQPDLGSGLNILLLLCGMILYRGLTGRVFKVLLLVVPILVPCGWFFLKPYQKLRILTLFNPERDPLGSGYHIIQSQIAIGSGQMWGKGFLEGTQSQLRFLPEKHTDFAVAVFAEEWGFVGTIALVVLFSLFLYFLAGVSRDAKDRFGSFLAAGVFFYFFWQILINMGMVLGIMPVVGIPLPFISYGGSATIVNFCLIGIVLNVSMRRFVFKKT; this is encoded by the coding sequence ATGTCACCCATTGATCGCAGACTGCTCACCCATATTTATTGGCCCCTGTTGGCCATAATTGCCGTGCTTTTTTCAGTGGGCGTGCTCAATCTCTATTCGGCAAGCGGTTTTCGAATGGGCGACGGCGTATCCTTGAACCCCTTTTACCAGAAGCAGTGCATCTGGGGGTTGGTCGGGTTCTTCTGCATGATAAGCCTGACGCTCTTCGATTACCGGTATCTGAAACATCTTGCCTGGCCGCTCATGATAGCCACTCTGGTGCTCCTGGCATTGGTGCCGGTCATGGGCAAGACTGTCTACGGCGCGAAACGCTGGCTGGACTTCGGTGTGTTCAGCTTCCAGCCGAGTGAGCTGGCCAAGATCGCCACTCTCGTGGTGGGCGCCCTCATTCTTTCAAAGGATACCGGGCGGCTGGGCTGGCTGGGTCTTCTGGGCGTGCTGGCCGTGGCCTTGCCGCCCGCGGCCATGGTCATTGTCCAGCCTGATTTGGGCTCGGGGCTCAACATCCTGCTTCTTCTATGTGGCATGATCCTCTACCGTGGCTTGACCGGGCGTGTTTTCAAGGTGCTCCTCCTGGTGGTGCCCATACTGGTCCCCTGCGGGTGGTTCTTCCTTAAACCCTACCAAAAGCTCAGAATTTTGACCTTGTTCAATCCTGAACGAGACCCGCTCGGCTCGGGCTATCACATTATCCAATCCCAGATCGCCATCGGGTCGGGCCAGATGTGGGGCAAGGGATTTCTGGAGGGAACCCAGAGCCAGCTTCGGTTCCTGCCGGAAAAACACACGGATTTCGCCGTGGCCGTATTCGCCGAGGAGTGGGGTTTTGTGGGCACCATTGCCCTGGTGGTGCTTTTCTCCCTGTTTCTATATTTTCTGGCCGGGGTTTCCCGCGACGCCAAGGACCGATTCGGGTCGTTTCTGGCCGCGGGGGTGTTCTTTTATTTCTTCTGGCAAATACTCATCAACATGGGTATGGTTTTAGGAATAATGCCGGTTGTGGGCATTCCGCTGCCGTTTATCAGTTACGGAGGCAGCGCGACCATCGTGAACTTCTGCCTTATTGGCATCGTACTCAACGTTTCCATGCGCCGCTTTGTCTTCAAAAAGACCTGA